Genomic segment of Streptomyces zhihengii:
CGGCACGGTGGCCGCCCGCCGAGTCCGCTATCGCCTGGAACCTCTCGAGGTGCTCGTAGGCGTCGTCGGCGGATGCCCTGGCGACCAGCTTGCCGGCGAGCTTCGCCGCGTCCTTGGCCGCCCGGTCGGCGGGGCCGGGCCGGTGGGCCGCGGACGGGGAGGCGGATGCCAGCAGGAGCGGGGTCGCGAGTGCGGCTGCGGCCAGAGTGGCCACGGCTCTGCGATGGGTTGCGTTCACAGAGGTCCTTCCCGGTGCGAACGTGGGTTGAAGGGAAGTTAGCGATCTCCACTGGTTCTGTGAACACTTGTGCCACAACTGACGGGTATTTCATCCACCCGTCACCCGGACGTGATTCGTCCGCTTGGATCCGGGGGCGGGCCGGAGGTTCTCCCGCGCGGCGGCGGTCCGGCCCCCGGACCCCGGTTGCGACCGGCTACTTCCCCGGGGCCTTCTTCGCCGCTTTCTTCGCCGTCTTCTTCGCGGTCTTCCCCGCCGCCGGGGCGCCCGCCTTCGCCGCGGCCTTCTTCTCCTGCTTCCAGGCCCGCACCCGGGCCAGCGAGTCCGGTCCCGTGATGTCCGCGGCGGACCGGAAGGAACCCTCCTCGCCGTACGTCCCGGCCGCCTCCCGCCAGCCCTCGGGCCGCACCCCGTACTGCTTGCCCAGCAGGGCCAGGAAGATCTTCGCCTTCTGCTCGCCGTAGCCGGGCAGCGCCTTCAGCCGTGCCAGCAGTTCGGCGCCGCTCGACACGTCCCGCCAGACGGCGCTCGCGTCGCCGTCGTACTCGTCGACGAGGTAGCGGCACAGCTCCTGGACCCGCTTGGCCATCGACGCCGGATAGCGGTGGACGGCCGGCTTCCGCCGCAGCAGCTCGCCGAAGGCGTCGGGGTCGTAGGCGGCGATCTCGCCCGCGTCCAGGTCGTCGGCGCCGAGCCGCCGGGCCACGGTGTACGGGCCGGTGAAGGCCCACTCCATGGGGATCTGCTGGTCGAGCAGCATGCCGACGAGGGCGGCCAGCGCGCTGCGGCCGAGCAGTTCGTCGGCCTCGGGCTGCTGGGCGAGGTGAATGGTGGCGTCCATGCCCCGATGATCGCCCGGGGCAGGGAGGGCCGCCAGCGTCACGCGCCGCCGGTGGCACGGCGGGGGACGGACCGTCAGCCCTCCAGCCGGGCGGCCCGGCCGCGGAGGTAGCGTGCCTCCGGCTCGCTGAGCGTGGCCCCGGCGGCGGCCCGGTACGCGGTGAGCGCGCCCTCGCGGTCGCCGGCGCGCTCCAGCAGGTGCGCCCGGACGGCGTCGAGCCGGTGGTGGCCCTTCAGCCGGTCCTCCAGCAGGCCGACTTCCCGCAGACCCGCCGCCGGTCCGTCCACCATGGCGACCGCCACCGCCCGGCCCAGCTCCGCCATCGGCTCGGGGAAGCGCGCCACCAGCACGTCGTAGAGGGCGAGGATCTGCGGCCAGTCGGTGTCCTCGGGCGCCGCCGCCTCGTCGTGCAGCGCGGCGACGGCCGCCTGGAGCTGGTAGGCGCCGGCCGGGCCCCGGGAGAGGGCCTCCTCCACCAGGGCGGTGCCCTCGTCGATCGCCGCGCGCGTCCACAGCGTGCGGTCCTGTTCGTCGAGGGGGACCAGCTCGCCGTCCGGGCCGGTGCGGGCGGGGGCGCGGGCGTCGGTGAGGAGCATCAGCGCCAGCAGACCGGTGACCGCGCCGTCGCGGGGGAGCAGCGCGTGCACCGCGCGGGTCAGCCGGACCGCCTCGTGGGCGAGGTCGGCCCGGCGCAGCGCGGTGCCGGAGGTGGCGGTGTAGCCCTCGTTGAAGATCAGGTAGAGCACCTGGAGCACGGCGGCGAGCCGGGCGTCGTGGTCCGCCGGGTCCGGCCGGCGGAACGGCACGCCCCGGATCCGCTGCTTGGCGCGGCTGATCCGCTGGGCCATCGTCGCCTCCGGCACCAGGTGCGCCCGGGCGATCTCGGCGGTCGTCAGACCGCCCACGGCCCGCAGGGTGAGCGCGATCCGGGCGGGCGGCGTCAGCTCCGGGTGGCAGCACAGGAAGAGCAGCGTGAGCGTGTCGTCCTCGCTGGGCGCGCGGCCCTCGCCGGGCGGCGGGGCGGTGAACGCGTCCCGGGGCGCGAGCCGTGCGGCGCTCTCCTCGCGCCGTCTGCGGGACTCCTCGGCGCGCAGCAGGTCGGTGAGGCGCCGGGCGGCGACCTTGATCAGCCAGCCGCGGGGGTTGTCCGGCACCCCCGTGCCGGGCCACTGCCGGGCGGCCGCGAGCAGGGCCTCCTGCACGGCGTCCTCGGCGAGGTCGAAGTGGCCGTAGCGGCGCACGAGCGCGCCGAGGACCTGCGGCGCGTGACGGCGCAGCAGGTCCTCGACGGTGTACGGCTCCTCGGGCTCCGGCACGACCGGCCTCCGTCCCCCCGGGCCGGCGCCCGGGCGGGCCGGTCCTGTCCCGTGGCGCCGGGGATGCCCCGGGCGCCGAGGAGCAGGATGTCAGACGTCGTCC
This window contains:
- a CDS encoding HhH-GPD-type base excision DNA repair protein, with the translated sequence MDATIHLAQQPEADELLGRSALAALVGMLLDQQIPMEWAFTGPYTVARRLGADDLDAGEIAAYDPDAFGELLRRKPAVHRYPASMAKRVQELCRYLVDEYDGDASAVWRDVSSGAELLARLKALPGYGEQKAKIFLALLGKQYGVRPEGWREAAGTYGEEGSFRSAADITGPDSLARVRAWKQEKKAAAKAGAPAAGKTAKKTAKKAAKKAPGK
- a CDS encoding RNA polymerase sigma factor, which gives rise to MPEPEEPYTVEDLLRRHAPQVLGALVRRYGHFDLAEDAVQEALLAAARQWPGTGVPDNPRGWLIKVAARRLTDLLRAEESRRRREESAARLAPRDAFTAPPPGEGRAPSEDDTLTLLFLCCHPELTPPARIALTLRAVGGLTTAEIARAHLVPEATMAQRISRAKQRIRGVPFRRPDPADHDARLAAVLQVLYLIFNEGYTATSGTALRRADLAHEAVRLTRAVHALLPRDGAVTGLLALMLLTDARAPARTGPDGELVPLDEQDRTLWTRAAIDEGTALVEEALSRGPAGAYQLQAAVAALHDEAAAPEDTDWPQILALYDVLVARFPEPMAELGRAVAVAMVDGPAAGLREVGLLEDRLKGHHRLDAVRAHLLERAGDREGALTAYRAAAGATLSEPEARYLRGRAARLEG